The Impatiens glandulifera chromosome 8, dImpGla2.1, whole genome shotgun sequence genome includes a window with the following:
- the LOC124912345 gene encoding universal stress protein A-like protein — translation MASIESSKKVMVAIDEAEASYHTFMWVIKNLHESITNSGNPLLIFFAQPSAATNNVFAASLGGARIYSPLSSTHDCNNSVDEKNKIVATKILEKAKIICDEYKISAETIVGVGDPKEAICEAVKKNDITLLVIAGEEQGAVKRVLTWSVSNYCVQYANCNVLVVKKP, via the exons atggcaTCCATTGAATCAAGCAAGAAAGTGATGGTAGCCATTGATGAAGCAGAAGCAAGTTATCACACCTTCATGTGGGTAATCAAGAATCTTCACGAATCCATCACCAATTCCGGAAACCCACTTCTTATCTTCTTCGCCCAACCCTCCGCCGCCACCAACAATGTCTTCGCCGCCTCTCTCGGTGGTGCTCGTATCTACAGTCCTCTCTCTTCAA CTCACGATTGTAACAATTCTGTGGACGAAAAGAACAAGATAGTCGCTACCAAGATCTTGGAGAAGGCTAAGATTATCTGTGATGAATATAAG ATAAGTGCAGAAACAATTGTGGGTGTCGGAGATCCTAAGGAGGCTATATGCGAAGCTGTTAAAAAAAACGACATCACTTTACTTGTTATAGCTGGTGAAGAACAAGGAGCAGTCAAAAG GGTTTTGACGTGGAGTGTGAGTAACTATTGTGTGCAGTATGCGAATTGCAATGTGCTCGTTGTCAAGAagccataa